Proteins found in one Prochlorococcus marinus XMU1405 genomic segment:
- the fmt gene encoding methionyl-tRNA formyltransferase — MRIIFWGTPEYSIPSLDIFIKSKHEVIAVVSQPDKKRSRGNKLIASPVKSIAEKESIKIYTPEKIRGNIDFINELKSHSCDLFIVIAYGKILPKEILEIPKYGCWNAHASLLPRWRGAAPIQWSLIKGDEFTGVGIMKMNEGLDTGDLLLEEKIKIGNDDNLNILSEKLSILSAKLYLNATSLIEENIYKNTNSKLTKQNSLGRKITYARMIEKSDFRVDWGNEAIEISQKIKGLYPRANTTFRGKNLKILKIKVLSSDEIKNEKYFFMSNYSRPGIILAVIENEGIVISTKTDPIILLEAKLEGKNISSKKQLIQQLNPSAGEYLSD; from the coding sequence GTGAGAATTATATTCTGGGGGACACCTGAATATTCAATTCCTAGTCTTGATATTTTTATTAAATCTAAGCACGAGGTAATTGCAGTAGTTAGCCAACCAGATAAGAAGAGATCTAGAGGAAATAAATTAATAGCCTCACCTGTAAAAAGCATTGCTGAAAAAGAATCTATAAAAATTTATACTCCAGAAAAAATCAGGGGCAATATAGATTTTATAAATGAACTTAAATCACATTCTTGTGATTTATTTATTGTTATAGCTTACGGGAAAATTTTACCAAAAGAGATATTAGAAATTCCAAAATATGGTTGTTGGAACGCACATGCTTCATTACTTCCAAGATGGCGTGGTGCCGCCCCAATTCAATGGTCTCTAATAAAAGGCGATGAATTTACTGGTGTAGGAATTATGAAAATGAATGAAGGACTAGATACTGGCGACTTATTATTGGAAGAAAAAATTAAAATTGGTAATGACGATAATTTAAATATACTATCTGAAAAACTTAGTATTTTATCTGCAAAATTATATTTAAATGCTACATCTTTAATCGAGGAAAATATTTATAAAAATACTAATTCAAAATTAACAAAACAAAATTCCCTTGGCAGAAAAATTACCTACGCAAGAATGATTGAAAAATCAGACTTTAGAGTTGATTGGGGTAATGAAGCAATAGAAATTTCTCAAAAAATAAAAGGATTATATCCAAGAGCAAATACAACTTTTAGAGGTAAGAACCTAAAAATACTTAAAATCAAAGTTTTGAGTAGTGATGAAATTAAAAATGAAAAATACTTTTTCATGAGCAATTATTCAAGACCAGGTATTATTCTTGCTGTAATAGAAAATGAAGGAATAGTAATTTCAACTAAAACTGATCCGATTATTTTGTTAGAAGCAAAACTTGAAGGCAAAAACATTTCTAGCAAAAAGCAATTGATTCAACAGTTAAATCCATCAGCAGGAGAATATCTCTCAGATTAA
- a CDS encoding TerC family protein, which produces MDSAAINSFIPTLDQVDSWYEIFTLLPILIALELLLSADNAVALASLTKSLDSSELRSRALNIGITISLLFRIILIILSNVLLKFIFIRVFAGFYLIYLFFSNVFINSDIENAENGTDNNKNNFRFLRVVALLSITDFAFSIDSITTAVAISDQYILIIFGAVIGVLALRFTSGIFLKLLDIFSRLETAGYVAILIVGIKLLLNTLIKESILPDYYFYFLILFAFIWGFSKKESKT; this is translated from the coding sequence ATGGATTCAGCCGCAATAAATTCTTTTATACCGACACTTGATCAGGTAGACAGTTGGTACGAAATCTTTACACTTTTACCAATATTAATTGCTCTAGAATTATTATTATCGGCAGATAATGCTGTAGCACTAGCTTCTCTTACTAAATCCCTTGATAGTTCAGAATTAAGGTCAAGAGCCTTAAATATTGGTATAACAATATCTTTATTATTTAGAATTATCCTAATCATATTATCTAATGTTCTTCTAAAGTTTATTTTCATTAGAGTTTTTGCTGGTTTTTATTTAATTTATTTATTCTTCTCTAATGTTTTTATAAATTCAGATATAGAAAACGCTGAAAATGGGACAGATAATAATAAAAATAATTTTAGGTTTTTAAGGGTTGTAGCGCTTCTTTCAATTACTGATTTTGCTTTTTCTATAGACAGTATCACTACTGCAGTAGCTATAAGTGATCAATACATATTAATTATATTTGGAGCAGTGATTGGAGTATTAGCCTTAAGATTTACATCGGGGATTTTTCTAAAACTTCTGGATATATTTTCTAGATTAGAAACAGCTGGTTACGTAGCAATTTTAATAGTTGGGATTAAACTTTTACTAAATACGTTAATTAAAGAATCTATTCTTCCAGATTATTATTTTTATTTTTTGATTCTTTTTGCTTTCATTTGGGGATTCTCTAAAAAAGAATCTAAAACTTAA
- a CDS encoding TldD/PmbA family protein, whose translation MNSKEITTQISKAADFLNLKKWDYGASFSNDYSVQVDKGEAKQLKASQKQILTIRVWNQSNLVGITTTSDISESGIKKALKQANIASDFGNKNESTEFSPLAKDTIKVKEVKKRNPVGIKKLLTLLREAEVRLIESHESIKSVPYNGLSESFFERVYANSEGAFRSYSKSQAALYLYARAEEKNKKPRSSGSVKLGYGADDIDIDSCIKEASNKTISHLNYSSIKTGKFLICFSPESFLTIINAFSSMFNARSIIDGVSLSNKNSIGEKLSTEALNIYDDGLHEKNISSTPFDGEGTPTKRLCLINRGRIENFIHSESTARIFKTTPTGHAGLGSKVSVSPDWIVVEKSEENFDLKTSLDHSTYEGEFVYIEELNAIHAGVRASQGSFSLPFDGWLYKNGKKISIESATVAGDIKHLLKNIVNIESSQEVTTSGISPHIWVDELSITGDA comes from the coding sequence ATGAATTCAAAAGAAATCACAACTCAAATCTCCAAAGCTGCAGATTTCCTAAATCTTAAAAAATGGGATTATGGAGCAAGCTTTTCTAATGATTATTCTGTGCAAGTAGATAAAGGAGAAGCTAAACAACTTAAGGCATCACAAAAGCAAATTCTAACTATAAGAGTTTGGAATCAATCTAATCTAGTTGGTATTACTACAACAAGTGATATTAGTGAATCTGGTATTAAAAAGGCTCTTAAGCAAGCAAATATAGCTTCTGATTTCGGCAATAAGAATGAATCTACAGAATTTTCACCACTAGCGAAGGATACTATTAAAGTTAAGGAAGTTAAAAAAAGAAATCCTGTTGGAATCAAAAAATTACTTACACTTTTAAGAGAAGCGGAAGTAAGACTAATAGAAAGTCATGAATCCATAAAATCTGTTCCATATAATGGTTTATCTGAGAGTTTCTTTGAGAGAGTTTATGCAAATAGTGAGGGTGCCTTTCGAAGTTATTCCAAAAGTCAAGCAGCACTATATTTATATGCAAGAGCAGAAGAGAAAAATAAGAAGCCACGAAGTTCAGGTTCCGTAAAACTTGGATATGGAGCTGATGATATAGATATAGATTCCTGTATTAAAGAAGCTTCAAATAAAACAATTTCTCATTTAAATTATTCATCTATTAAAACAGGTAAATTTTTAATATGTTTTTCCCCAGAGTCTTTTTTAACTATTATTAACGCCTTTAGCTCAATGTTTAATGCTAGAAGCATCATAGATGGAGTGAGCTTATCTAATAAAAATTCAATCGGAGAGAAACTATCTACAGAAGCACTTAATATTTATGATGATGGCCTTCACGAAAAAAATATTTCTTCAACACCATTTGATGGAGAGGGAACCCCAACCAAAAGACTATGTCTAATTAACAGAGGGAGAATTGAAAATTTTATACATTCTGAATCAACTGCAAGAATATTTAAAACTACTCCCACTGGGCACGCTGGACTAGGATCAAAAGTATCAGTATCTCCTGATTGGATCGTAGTTGAAAAATCAGAAGAAAACTTTGATCTAAAAACATCACTAGATCACTCTACTTATGAGGGAGAATTTGTTTATATAGAAGAGTTAAATGCAATCCATGCAGGTGTCAGAGCAAGTCAAGGTTCATTTTCTCTTCCATTTGATGGATGGCTCTACAAAAACGGTAAAAAAATATCAATAGAATCTGCCACTGTAGCAGGGGATATCAAACATCTTTTGAAAAATATAGTAAATATTGAATCAAGCCAGGAGGTAACAACTAGTGGAATTTCTCCACATATATGGGTAGATGAATTATCAATAACTGGTGACGCGTGA